A single window of Xiphophorus hellerii strain 12219 chromosome 12, Xiphophorus_hellerii-4.1, whole genome shotgun sequence DNA harbors:
- the ankdd1b gene encoding ankyrin repeat and death domain-containing protein 1B isoform X3, which produces MERRVLSVRTKIKDNCPKKEKLDLPKWMQRDNFRGLKKHSDRDTDDESFDTIEMLLDTEKQFMEAAKRNDLKTMKYLGKSLNVNAKNVHHRTALHYAVAGKNKEATQFLLQRRVKVDQKDKYGMAPIHLAAWFGSLEILKLLVQAGAEQKVENEDGLNIMHCAAINNHTEIVEYIINDMQMKELNKEDQSGHCPFALAAEHGSTEMLKILTEPYNMATMKPNKRGDTPLHLAARNGHLDAVQLLLQTFDSRDEVNVDGETALYQAADNSQEECVLALLEAGCDPNILTVAKCSALHPVSESGDTSLLQLLLEYNAHTDVQNQQLEAPLHLAVKNGHIPVIHSLVAAGCNINVADKRLQTALHLSAELGRTEVVEMLLKAGVDLEIRDRQGKTALGVAARANEVIIVDMIIKAGRYYSWRKANPELNESVHSEHPLTFKLDHRNETKQLRSTAWRLAYELLKPGDWKRLAENWAFTKEQVAAIEDQWTGQHSYREHGHRMLLIWLHREELAQTNPSKQLYQELILTGNRKAAGTFNVLSQKPTCM; this is translated from the exons ATGGAGAGGAGAGTTTTGTCTGTGAGGACGAAGATAAAGGATAATTGTCCCAAGAAGGAAAAGCTGGACCTCCCAAAGTGGATGCAACGGGATAATTTCAGGGGACTGAAAAAGCACTCAGACAGAGATACTGATGATGAGAGTTTTGACACCATTGAGATGT TACTCGACACCGAGAAGCAGTTTATGGAAGCAGCAAAGAGGAATGATCTGAAAACCATGAAGTATCTTGGAAAAAGTCTGAACGTCAACGCAAAGAACGTG CACCACAGGACAGCCCTTCACTACGCAGTAGCAGGCAAAAACAAGGAAGCAACTCAGTTCCTTCTGCAGCGCAGGGTCAAAGTGGACCAAAAAGACAAG TATGGCATGGCACCCATTCATCTAGCTGCCTGGTTTGGCAGCTTGGAGATCCTGAAATTACTGGTGCAGGCTGGGGCTGAGCAGAAGGTTGaaaatgag gacGGACTGAACATCATGCACTGCGCTGCCATCAACAACCACACTGAAATTGTAGAGTATATTATCAATGATATGCAGATGAAAGAATTAAACAAGGAGGATCAG TCAGGACATTGTCCTTTTGCACTGGCAGCAGAACATGGGAGCACTGAAATGTTAAAGATACTGACGGAGCCATACAACATGGCCACAATGAAGCCCAACAAG AGAGGGGACACTCCCCTGCACTTAGCTGCCAGGAACGGCCACTTGGACGccgtccagctgctgctgcagacctTTGATTCTCGGGATGAAGTCAATGTG GATGGTGAGACAGCTTTGTACCAGGCGGCAGATAACAGTCAGGAAGAATGTGTCCTGGCCCTGCTGGAGGCCGGCTGTGACCCCAACATCCTCACAGTG GCCAAATGCAGCGCTCTCCATCCAGTCTCAGAAAGCGGAGACACGTCTCTTCTCCAACTCCTTTTAGAGTACAACGCCCATACAGATGTTCAAAACCAG CAGCTGGAGGCTCCTCTCCATCTGGCAGTGAAGAACGGTCACATCCCTGTTATCCATTCTCTTGTAGCAGCAGGCTGCAACATTAATGTAGCCGACAAG AGACTCCAGACTGCACTGCATCTCTCAGCGGAGCTCGGCAGGACTGAAGTTGTGGAAATGCTCCTAAAAGCTGGTGTGGATCTAGAAATCCGGGACAGA CAGGGTAAAACTGCTCTGGGTGTGGCAGCCAGAGCAAATGAGGTGATCATTGTGGACATGATCATTAAAGCAGGAAGATACTACAGCTGGAGAAag GCCAACCCTGAGCTTAATGAAAGCGTTCACAGTGAGCATCCGCTAACGTTTAAACTTGACCACCGGAATGAAACCAAGCAGCTCCGTTCTACTGCCTGGCGCCTAGCGTACGAGCTCCTGAAACCCGGAGACTGGAAAAGACTGGCAGAGAACTGGGCCTTCACTAAGGAGCAAGTGGCTGCTATTGAGGATCAGTGGACAG GTCAGCACAGTTATAGAGAGCATGGCCACAGGATGCTGCTGATCTGGCTCCACAGGGAGGAGCTCGCTCAGACGAATCCTTCCAAACAACTCTACCAGGAACTCATCCTCACTGGGAACAGGAAGGCTGCTGGTACCTTCAACGTTTTGTCACAGAAGCCAACATGCATGTAA
- the ankdd1b gene encoding ankyrin repeat and death domain-containing protein 1B isoform X4: protein MERRVLSVRTKIKDNCPKKEKLDLPKWMQRDNFRGLKKHSDRDTDDESFDTIEMLLDTEKQFMEAAKRNDLKTMKYLGKSLNVNAKNVHHRTALHYAVAGKNKEATQFLLQRRVKVDQKDKYGMAPIHLAAWFGSLEILKLLVQAGAEQKVENEDGLNIMHCAAINNHTEIVEYIINDMQMKELNKEDQSGHCPFALAAEHGSTEMLKILTEPYNMATMKPNKDGETALYQAADNSQEECVLALLEAGCDPNILTVAKCSALHPVSESGDTSLLQLLLEYNAHTDVQNQQLEAPLHLAVKNGHIPVIHSLVAAGCNINVADKRLQTALHLSAELGRTEVVEMLLKAGVDLEIRDRQGKTALGVAARANEVIIVDMIIKAGRYYSWRKANPELNESVHSEHPLTFKLDHRNETKQLRSTAWRLAYELLKPGDWKRLAENWAFTKEQVAAIEDQWTGQHSYREHGHRMLLIWLHREELAQTNPSKQLYQELILTGNRKAADKIRTEAENTSKSCCIS, encoded by the exons ATGGAGAGGAGAGTTTTGTCTGTGAGGACGAAGATAAAGGATAATTGTCCCAAGAAGGAAAAGCTGGACCTCCCAAAGTGGATGCAACGGGATAATTTCAGGGGACTGAAAAAGCACTCAGACAGAGATACTGATGATGAGAGTTTTGACACCATTGAGATGT TACTCGACACCGAGAAGCAGTTTATGGAAGCAGCAAAGAGGAATGATCTGAAAACCATGAAGTATCTTGGAAAAAGTCTGAACGTCAACGCAAAGAACGTG CACCACAGGACAGCCCTTCACTACGCAGTAGCAGGCAAAAACAAGGAAGCAACTCAGTTCCTTCTGCAGCGCAGGGTCAAAGTGGACCAAAAAGACAAG TATGGCATGGCACCCATTCATCTAGCTGCCTGGTTTGGCAGCTTGGAGATCCTGAAATTACTGGTGCAGGCTGGGGCTGAGCAGAAGGTTGaaaatgag gacGGACTGAACATCATGCACTGCGCTGCCATCAACAACCACACTGAAATTGTAGAGTATATTATCAATGATATGCAGATGAAAGAATTAAACAAGGAGGATCAG TCAGGACATTGTCCTTTTGCACTGGCAGCAGAACATGGGAGCACTGAAATGTTAAAGATACTGACGGAGCCATACAACATGGCCACAATGAAGCCCAACAAG GATGGTGAGACAGCTTTGTACCAGGCGGCAGATAACAGTCAGGAAGAATGTGTCCTGGCCCTGCTGGAGGCCGGCTGTGACCCCAACATCCTCACAGTG GCCAAATGCAGCGCTCTCCATCCAGTCTCAGAAAGCGGAGACACGTCTCTTCTCCAACTCCTTTTAGAGTACAACGCCCATACAGATGTTCAAAACCAG CAGCTGGAGGCTCCTCTCCATCTGGCAGTGAAGAACGGTCACATCCCTGTTATCCATTCTCTTGTAGCAGCAGGCTGCAACATTAATGTAGCCGACAAG AGACTCCAGACTGCACTGCATCTCTCAGCGGAGCTCGGCAGGACTGAAGTTGTGGAAATGCTCCTAAAAGCTGGTGTGGATCTAGAAATCCGGGACAGA CAGGGTAAAACTGCTCTGGGTGTGGCAGCCAGAGCAAATGAGGTGATCATTGTGGACATGATCATTAAAGCAGGAAGATACTACAGCTGGAGAAag GCCAACCCTGAGCTTAATGAAAGCGTTCACAGTGAGCATCCGCTAACGTTTAAACTTGACCACCGGAATGAAACCAAGCAGCTCCGTTCTACTGCCTGGCGCCTAGCGTACGAGCTCCTGAAACCCGGAGACTGGAAAAGACTGGCAGAGAACTGGGCCTTCACTAAGGAGCAAGTGGCTGCTATTGAGGATCAGTGGACAG GTCAGCACAGTTATAGAGAGCATGGCCACAGGATGCTGCTGATCTGGCTCCACAGGGAGGAGCTCGCTCAGACGAATCCTTCCAAACAACTCTACCAGGAACTCATCCTCACTGGGAACAGGAAGGCTGCTG ATAAGATTCGGACGGAGGCAGAGAACACCAGCAAGAGTTGCTGCATTTCATGa
- the ankdd1b gene encoding ankyrin repeat and death domain-containing protein 1B isoform X1 → MERRVLSVRTKIKDNCPKKEKLDLPKWMQRDNFRGLKKHSDRDTDDESFDTIEMLLDTEKQFMEAAKRNDLKTMKYLGKSLNVNAKNVHHRTALHYAVAGKNKEATQFLLQRRVKVDQKDKYGMAPIHLAAWFGSLEILKLLVQAGAEQKVENEDGLNIMHCAAINNHTEIVEYIINDMQMKELNKEDQSGHCPFALAAEHGSTEMLKILTEPYNMATMKPNKRGDTPLHLAARNGHLDAVQLLLQTFDSRDEVNVDGETALYQAADNSQEECVLALLEAGCDPNILTVAKCSALHPVSESGDTSLLQLLLEYNAHTDVQNQQLEAPLHLAVKNGHIPVIHSLVAAGCNINVADKRLQTALHLSAELGRTEVVEMLLKAGVDLEIRDRQGKTALGVAARANEVIIVDMIIKAGRYYSWRKANPELNESVHSEHPLTFKLDHRNETKQLRSTAWRLAYELLKPGDWKRLAENWAFTKEQVAAIEDQWTGQHSYREHGHRMLLIWLHREELAQTNPSKQLYQELILTGNRKAADKIRTEAENTSKSCCIS, encoded by the exons ATGGAGAGGAGAGTTTTGTCTGTGAGGACGAAGATAAAGGATAATTGTCCCAAGAAGGAAAAGCTGGACCTCCCAAAGTGGATGCAACGGGATAATTTCAGGGGACTGAAAAAGCACTCAGACAGAGATACTGATGATGAGAGTTTTGACACCATTGAGATGT TACTCGACACCGAGAAGCAGTTTATGGAAGCAGCAAAGAGGAATGATCTGAAAACCATGAAGTATCTTGGAAAAAGTCTGAACGTCAACGCAAAGAACGTG CACCACAGGACAGCCCTTCACTACGCAGTAGCAGGCAAAAACAAGGAAGCAACTCAGTTCCTTCTGCAGCGCAGGGTCAAAGTGGACCAAAAAGACAAG TATGGCATGGCACCCATTCATCTAGCTGCCTGGTTTGGCAGCTTGGAGATCCTGAAATTACTGGTGCAGGCTGGGGCTGAGCAGAAGGTTGaaaatgag gacGGACTGAACATCATGCACTGCGCTGCCATCAACAACCACACTGAAATTGTAGAGTATATTATCAATGATATGCAGATGAAAGAATTAAACAAGGAGGATCAG TCAGGACATTGTCCTTTTGCACTGGCAGCAGAACATGGGAGCACTGAAATGTTAAAGATACTGACGGAGCCATACAACATGGCCACAATGAAGCCCAACAAG AGAGGGGACACTCCCCTGCACTTAGCTGCCAGGAACGGCCACTTGGACGccgtccagctgctgctgcagacctTTGATTCTCGGGATGAAGTCAATGTG GATGGTGAGACAGCTTTGTACCAGGCGGCAGATAACAGTCAGGAAGAATGTGTCCTGGCCCTGCTGGAGGCCGGCTGTGACCCCAACATCCTCACAGTG GCCAAATGCAGCGCTCTCCATCCAGTCTCAGAAAGCGGAGACACGTCTCTTCTCCAACTCCTTTTAGAGTACAACGCCCATACAGATGTTCAAAACCAG CAGCTGGAGGCTCCTCTCCATCTGGCAGTGAAGAACGGTCACATCCCTGTTATCCATTCTCTTGTAGCAGCAGGCTGCAACATTAATGTAGCCGACAAG AGACTCCAGACTGCACTGCATCTCTCAGCGGAGCTCGGCAGGACTGAAGTTGTGGAAATGCTCCTAAAAGCTGGTGTGGATCTAGAAATCCGGGACAGA CAGGGTAAAACTGCTCTGGGTGTGGCAGCCAGAGCAAATGAGGTGATCATTGTGGACATGATCATTAAAGCAGGAAGATACTACAGCTGGAGAAag GCCAACCCTGAGCTTAATGAAAGCGTTCACAGTGAGCATCCGCTAACGTTTAAACTTGACCACCGGAATGAAACCAAGCAGCTCCGTTCTACTGCCTGGCGCCTAGCGTACGAGCTCCTGAAACCCGGAGACTGGAAAAGACTGGCAGAGAACTGGGCCTTCACTAAGGAGCAAGTGGCTGCTATTGAGGATCAGTGGACAG GTCAGCACAGTTATAGAGAGCATGGCCACAGGATGCTGCTGATCTGGCTCCACAGGGAGGAGCTCGCTCAGACGAATCCTTCCAAACAACTCTACCAGGAACTCATCCTCACTGGGAACAGGAAGGCTGCTG ATAAGATTCGGACGGAGGCAGAGAACACCAGCAAGAGTTGCTGCATTTCATGa
- the ankdd1b gene encoding ankyrin repeat and death domain-containing protein 1B isoform X2: MERRVLSVRTKIKDNCPKKEKLDLPKWMQRDNFRGLKKHSDRDTDDESFDTIEMLLDTEKQFMEAAKRNDLKTMKYLGKSLNVNAKNVHHRTALHYAVAGKNKEATQFLLQRRVKVDQKDKYGMAPIHLAAWFGSLEILKLLVQAGAEQKVENEDGLNIMHCAAINNHTEIVEYIINDMQMKELNKEDQSGHCPFALAAEHGSTEMLKILTEPYNMATMKPNKRGDTPLHLAARNGHLDAVQLLLQTFDSRDEVNVDGETALYQAADNSQEECVLALLEAGCDPNILTVAKCSALHPVSESGDTSLLQLLLEYNAHTDVQNQLEAPLHLAVKNGHIPVIHSLVAAGCNINVADKRLQTALHLSAELGRTEVVEMLLKAGVDLEIRDRQGKTALGVAARANEVIIVDMIIKAGRYYSWRKANPELNESVHSEHPLTFKLDHRNETKQLRSTAWRLAYELLKPGDWKRLAENWAFTKEQVAAIEDQWTGQHSYREHGHRMLLIWLHREELAQTNPSKQLYQELILTGNRKAADKIRTEAENTSKSCCIS, translated from the exons ATGGAGAGGAGAGTTTTGTCTGTGAGGACGAAGATAAAGGATAATTGTCCCAAGAAGGAAAAGCTGGACCTCCCAAAGTGGATGCAACGGGATAATTTCAGGGGACTGAAAAAGCACTCAGACAGAGATACTGATGATGAGAGTTTTGACACCATTGAGATGT TACTCGACACCGAGAAGCAGTTTATGGAAGCAGCAAAGAGGAATGATCTGAAAACCATGAAGTATCTTGGAAAAAGTCTGAACGTCAACGCAAAGAACGTG CACCACAGGACAGCCCTTCACTACGCAGTAGCAGGCAAAAACAAGGAAGCAACTCAGTTCCTTCTGCAGCGCAGGGTCAAAGTGGACCAAAAAGACAAG TATGGCATGGCACCCATTCATCTAGCTGCCTGGTTTGGCAGCTTGGAGATCCTGAAATTACTGGTGCAGGCTGGGGCTGAGCAGAAGGTTGaaaatgag gacGGACTGAACATCATGCACTGCGCTGCCATCAACAACCACACTGAAATTGTAGAGTATATTATCAATGATATGCAGATGAAAGAATTAAACAAGGAGGATCAG TCAGGACATTGTCCTTTTGCACTGGCAGCAGAACATGGGAGCACTGAAATGTTAAAGATACTGACGGAGCCATACAACATGGCCACAATGAAGCCCAACAAG AGAGGGGACACTCCCCTGCACTTAGCTGCCAGGAACGGCCACTTGGACGccgtccagctgctgctgcagacctTTGATTCTCGGGATGAAGTCAATGTG GATGGTGAGACAGCTTTGTACCAGGCGGCAGATAACAGTCAGGAAGAATGTGTCCTGGCCCTGCTGGAGGCCGGCTGTGACCCCAACATCCTCACAGTG GCCAAATGCAGCGCTCTCCATCCAGTCTCAGAAAGCGGAGACACGTCTCTTCTCCAACTCCTTTTAGAGTACAACGCCCATACAGATGTTCAAAACCAG CTGGAGGCTCCTCTCCATCTGGCAGTGAAGAACGGTCACATCCCTGTTATCCATTCTCTTGTAGCAGCAGGCTGCAACATTAATGTAGCCGACAAG AGACTCCAGACTGCACTGCATCTCTCAGCGGAGCTCGGCAGGACTGAAGTTGTGGAAATGCTCCTAAAAGCTGGTGTGGATCTAGAAATCCGGGACAGA CAGGGTAAAACTGCTCTGGGTGTGGCAGCCAGAGCAAATGAGGTGATCATTGTGGACATGATCATTAAAGCAGGAAGATACTACAGCTGGAGAAag GCCAACCCTGAGCTTAATGAAAGCGTTCACAGTGAGCATCCGCTAACGTTTAAACTTGACCACCGGAATGAAACCAAGCAGCTCCGTTCTACTGCCTGGCGCCTAGCGTACGAGCTCCTGAAACCCGGAGACTGGAAAAGACTGGCAGAGAACTGGGCCTTCACTAAGGAGCAAGTGGCTGCTATTGAGGATCAGTGGACAG GTCAGCACAGTTATAGAGAGCATGGCCACAGGATGCTGCTGATCTGGCTCCACAGGGAGGAGCTCGCTCAGACGAATCCTTCCAAACAACTCTACCAGGAACTCATCCTCACTGGGAACAGGAAGGCTGCTG ATAAGATTCGGACGGAGGCAGAGAACACCAGCAAGAGTTGCTGCATTTCATGa
- the poc5 gene encoding centrosomal protein POC5 isoform X1 codes for MIQMSSEEDEDSPVLPKDSDRGSSVSSELQDEYEELFRYAVITPKHDLLTVGQGQSSQRTDEPSGQHLQEPEADERLSIRSIRLSQAFSQAERTAGPSSSKTSVRSNAPSEDFQAASKSSDNQESHDCAFTEMFISDENLSKMENILDTWSHNLKSNVLTELQKWKYAFMERHRMEMKKEGEKHAVQMAGLKSELDTLKGLLRTYETSNQRKDEVIRNLSQVLERQKEKQEKMKTFTHWRLQHAEAKEEAHAVQVARQHYSLQLKRKVWQGWHGLVQKRWKTKVERACRSRAEEVCSHLSAEYEAKLAEQSEALDKSEAEIQRLHFERERYEESMKKAFMRGVCALNMEALNMFQSTETRTEQLSTQEPHDPSPGQDERGSATLPKHQPFPTTSKRFSPVHFERLEPTQREADDMVGPRASTSQEEMLPFTTVLHSSLPLGGIASTHKQSGARIVTAGQQKSSKTVTARITARSDVGKVPHGGLQVMGVAPPMSSVVVERHHPITQLTVGQALASKFPRPLQQSHTSAVGRASSRTHTSTCSVHSIKEVE; via the exons ATGTCAtcagaggaggatgaagacAGTCCTGTTCTCCCCAAAGACTCAGACCGGGGCAGCTCTGTGTCTTCTGAGCTTCAG GATGAGTATGAGGAGCTCTTTCGCTATGCTGTTATCACCCCCAAACATGACCTGCTTACTGTTGGTCAAGGTCAAAGTTCCCAGAGAACAGATGAACCAAGCGGACAGCATCTACAAG AACCTGAAGCAGATGAGAGGCTCTCCATCAGAAGTATAAGATTGTCACAGGCCTTTTCTCAGG CTGAGAGGACAGCAGGTCCGTCGTCAAGCAAGACTTCAGTGCGCTCCAATGCGCCATCAGAGGATTTTCAGGCAGCATCCAAGTCTTCAGACAACCAGGAGTCCCATGATTGTGCTTTCACCGAGATGTTTATCTCTGACGAGAATCTtagcaaaatggaaaatattctgGATACGTGGAGCCACAACCTCAAG TCAAACGTGCTAACCGAGCTCCAGAAGTGGAAGTATGCCTTCATGGAGCGGCACAGGATGGAGATGAAGAAGGAGGGGGAAAAGCATGCAGTCCAAATGGCTGGCCTGAAGTCAGAGCTCGATACACTGAAAGGGCTGCTGCGCACCTACGAGACGTCCAACCAGAGAAAGGATGAG GTGATCAGAAATCTGAGCCAGGTGttggagagacagaaagagaagcaggaaaagatgaaaacctTCACACACTGGAGACTCCAGCATGCTGAGGCTAAAGAAGAA GCTCATGCTGTTCAGGTGGCTCGGCAGCACTACAGTTTGCAGCTGAAGAGGAAGGTGTGGCAGGGCTGGCATGGTCTGGTCCAAAAACGCTGGAAGACCAAGGTGGAGCGAGCGTGCCGTTCCAGGGCTGAGGAGGTCTGCTCCCACCTGTCCGCAGAATATGAGGCCAAGCTGGCAgag CAATCCGAGGCTCTTGATAAGTCTGAGGCAGAGATTCAGAGGCTACACTTTGAGCGAGAGCGCTATGAGGAGTCTATGAAGAAAGCCTTCATGAGGGGCGTCTGTGCCCTCAACATGGAGGCTCTCAACATGTTCCAGTCCACTGAAACACGAACAGAGCAGCTATCCACACAGGAACCACATG ATCCTTCGCCTGGCCAGGACGAGCGCGGATCAGCTACGTTACCTAAGCATCAGCCGTTTCCCACTACCTCGAAAAGGTTTAGTCCAGTCCACTTTGAACGCCTTGAACCTACACAAAGGGAAGCTGATGATatg GTTGGCCCCAGAGCCTCCACCTCCCAGGAAGAGATGCTTCCTTTCACCACAGTTTTGCACAGCTCTCTCCCATTAGGGGGCATTGCAAGCACCCACAAACAG TCTGGTGCTCGGATTGTGACGGCAGGTCAACAGAAATCCTCAAAGACTGTGACGGCTCGCATCACTGCGCGATCTGATGTCGGTAAGGTCCCACACGGCGGCCTTCAGGTGATGGGAGTAGCTCCACCAATGAGCTCTGTCGTAGTAGAACGCCATCATCCTATTACACAG CTGACAGTTGGACAGGCGTTGGCTTCAAAGTTTCCTCGGCCGCTCCAGCAGAGCCACACGTCTGCTGTAGGCAGAGCGTCATCGCGAACACACACCAGCACATGCAGCGTCCACTCAATCAAGGAAGTGGAATGA
- the poc5 gene encoding centrosomal protein POC5 isoform X2 — translation MSSEEDEDSPVLPKDSDRGSSVSSELQDEYEELFRYAVITPKHDLLTVGQGQSSQRTDEPSGQHLQEPEADERLSIRSIRLSQAFSQAERTAGPSSSKTSVRSNAPSEDFQAASKSSDNQESHDCAFTEMFISDENLSKMENILDTWSHNLKSNVLTELQKWKYAFMERHRMEMKKEGEKHAVQMAGLKSELDTLKGLLRTYETSNQRKDEVIRNLSQVLERQKEKQEKMKTFTHWRLQHAEAKEEAHAVQVARQHYSLQLKRKVWQGWHGLVQKRWKTKVERACRSRAEEVCSHLSAEYEAKLAEQSEALDKSEAEIQRLHFERERYEESMKKAFMRGVCALNMEALNMFQSTETRTEQLSTQEPHDPSPGQDERGSATLPKHQPFPTTSKRFSPVHFERLEPTQREADDMVGPRASTSQEEMLPFTTVLHSSLPLGGIASTHKQSGARIVTAGQQKSSKTVTARITARSDVGKVPHGGLQVMGVAPPMSSVVVERHHPITQLTVGQALASKFPRPLQQSHTSAVGRASSRTHTSTCSVHSIKEVE, via the exons ATGTCAtcagaggaggatgaagacAGTCCTGTTCTCCCCAAAGACTCAGACCGGGGCAGCTCTGTGTCTTCTGAGCTTCAG GATGAGTATGAGGAGCTCTTTCGCTATGCTGTTATCACCCCCAAACATGACCTGCTTACTGTTGGTCAAGGTCAAAGTTCCCAGAGAACAGATGAACCAAGCGGACAGCATCTACAAG AACCTGAAGCAGATGAGAGGCTCTCCATCAGAAGTATAAGATTGTCACAGGCCTTTTCTCAGG CTGAGAGGACAGCAGGTCCGTCGTCAAGCAAGACTTCAGTGCGCTCCAATGCGCCATCAGAGGATTTTCAGGCAGCATCCAAGTCTTCAGACAACCAGGAGTCCCATGATTGTGCTTTCACCGAGATGTTTATCTCTGACGAGAATCTtagcaaaatggaaaatattctgGATACGTGGAGCCACAACCTCAAG TCAAACGTGCTAACCGAGCTCCAGAAGTGGAAGTATGCCTTCATGGAGCGGCACAGGATGGAGATGAAGAAGGAGGGGGAAAAGCATGCAGTCCAAATGGCTGGCCTGAAGTCAGAGCTCGATACACTGAAAGGGCTGCTGCGCACCTACGAGACGTCCAACCAGAGAAAGGATGAG GTGATCAGAAATCTGAGCCAGGTGttggagagacagaaagagaagcaggaaaagatgaaaacctTCACACACTGGAGACTCCAGCATGCTGAGGCTAAAGAAGAA GCTCATGCTGTTCAGGTGGCTCGGCAGCACTACAGTTTGCAGCTGAAGAGGAAGGTGTGGCAGGGCTGGCATGGTCTGGTCCAAAAACGCTGGAAGACCAAGGTGGAGCGAGCGTGCCGTTCCAGGGCTGAGGAGGTCTGCTCCCACCTGTCCGCAGAATATGAGGCCAAGCTGGCAgag CAATCCGAGGCTCTTGATAAGTCTGAGGCAGAGATTCAGAGGCTACACTTTGAGCGAGAGCGCTATGAGGAGTCTATGAAGAAAGCCTTCATGAGGGGCGTCTGTGCCCTCAACATGGAGGCTCTCAACATGTTCCAGTCCACTGAAACACGAACAGAGCAGCTATCCACACAGGAACCACATG ATCCTTCGCCTGGCCAGGACGAGCGCGGATCAGCTACGTTACCTAAGCATCAGCCGTTTCCCACTACCTCGAAAAGGTTTAGTCCAGTCCACTTTGAACGCCTTGAACCTACACAAAGGGAAGCTGATGATatg GTTGGCCCCAGAGCCTCCACCTCCCAGGAAGAGATGCTTCCTTTCACCACAGTTTTGCACAGCTCTCTCCCATTAGGGGGCATTGCAAGCACCCACAAACAG TCTGGTGCTCGGATTGTGACGGCAGGTCAACAGAAATCCTCAAAGACTGTGACGGCTCGCATCACTGCGCGATCTGATGTCGGTAAGGTCCCACACGGCGGCCTTCAGGTGATGGGAGTAGCTCCACCAATGAGCTCTGTCGTAGTAGAACGCCATCATCCTATTACACAG CTGACAGTTGGACAGGCGTTGGCTTCAAAGTTTCCTCGGCCGCTCCAGCAGAGCCACACGTCTGCTGTAGGCAGAGCGTCATCGCGAACACACACCAGCACATGCAGCGTCCACTCAATCAAGGAAGTGGAATGA